In the Magnetospira sp. QH-2 genome, one interval contains:
- a CDS encoding IS110 family transposase: protein MEYFVGMDVSMASISICEIDAKGTVIREGKVSSTPEAVATWLEESGRGFARIGLEAGPLAPWLYAGLSSRGLPVICIETRQMKAFASASPVKTDRRDARLISQAMRTGLYRATHVKTARSQELRMVLTHRETLVHQVRQLSNTVRGTLKAFGLKVGMARGRLFAARVRELTADNPHLSAAAEPLLLARQALLEQLDKLDRQVHAAARDDSVCRRLMTVPGVGPVTALAFRTGLDVPERFQKSVMVGAHFGLVPRRYASGEQDRSGPISKCGDAMVRWLLFEAANALLTRTRRWSWLKHWGLAVAKRRGMKRAKVAVARRLAVIMHRMWIDGTDFQYRKEETAI, encoded by the coding sequence ATGGAGTATTTTGTTGGAATGGACGTATCGATGGCAAGCATTTCGATCTGTGAGATTGATGCAAAGGGAACCGTCATTCGCGAAGGCAAGGTGTCAAGCACACCCGAGGCGGTCGCCACTTGGCTCGAGGAAAGCGGGCGTGGCTTTGCGCGAATTGGGTTGGAAGCTGGCCCTCTGGCGCCTTGGCTGTACGCAGGACTGTCCAGTCGGGGCCTCCCTGTGATTTGTATCGAGACCCGGCAAATGAAGGCCTTTGCCAGCGCCAGCCCAGTCAAGACGGACCGTCGCGACGCCCGCTTGATCAGCCAGGCGATGCGGACCGGTTTGTACCGCGCGACCCACGTCAAGACCGCGCGCAGTCAGGAGCTCCGGATGGTGCTGACCCATCGGGAGACCCTGGTTCATCAGGTCCGTCAGTTGTCCAATACGGTACGAGGAACATTGAAAGCTTTCGGCCTCAAGGTCGGTATGGCGCGCGGACGCCTTTTCGCGGCGCGGGTTCGGGAATTGACGGCTGATAACCCGCACCTCAGCGCAGCCGCCGAGCCGCTCTTGCTTGCGCGCCAAGCCTTGCTCGAACAACTCGACAAGCTCGACCGGCAGGTTCATGCCGCTGCGCGCGATGATAGCGTTTGCCGGCGCCTGATGACCGTTCCCGGCGTCGGCCCGGTTACCGCCCTCGCTTTCAGGACAGGACTCGACGTGCCGGAACGGTTTCAAAAGTCGGTCATGGTCGGCGCCCACTTCGGGCTTGTCCCACGCAGATACGCCTCGGGAGAGCAGGACCGAAGCGGCCCCATCAGCAAGTGCGGAGATGCCATGGTTCGTTGGCTTTTGTTCGAGGCCGCCAATGCACTTCTCACTCGAACCCGCCGTTGGTCCTGGCTCAAACACTGGGGGCTCGCGGTCGCCAAAAGGCGCGGGATGAAACGCGCCAAGGTAGCCGTTGCCCGGCGTCTCGCCGTAATCATGCATCGCATGTGGATCGACGGCACGGACTTCCAGTACCGCAAGGAGGAGACCGCCATCTAA
- a CDS encoding HEAT repeat domain-containing protein, producing MNSRSFAYPFVLCGLLLVGGCEEDPVGDLVDDLEGRFSDTRERVTAAAQLADIADPRAGQALLRALNRPEPMVVRAVVDALARQQSDSAVDPLMQKLKNSNDPETEVALVAALGNLGDARAIPLVATRLGETFPFDVALQALARLGAPAVPLMLDEAKAAGVTSDRGRKVLEAITTVSDPKAVDLLINRLTDLDDHVRVAVTTALGNIRDRRAVLPLIDIIKRCESGGQPAKGETWITAPKIRSRAAAALALGRLGDRRAVESLRDVAKRCHADLQGAALTALADLQDTETATIDLAHDALMSAPSPEINRVIALAMARLGRQGPSLLIDHITGVSSYTFTGPRAALLAHAGTDQVRLALFDALDKDDPEIRAAAADLIREAEIPVPDDHLAQFHFASEDWEGLVALGGAAATVLVRHIQWRPEVSRTLERIGAPAAEPLAKRLRGMSASGRLLATRILGRLGDPAALSVLEQSLHHEKDEGVFLAAATAMGQLGPSGVSRLGRGLGVMEDANRRRALIAVLRAARLPDAVPFLIAEFERHGAGDGEVIGAIASYGPAARAAVPLLMAHVGEGGSHWPQAVEALGQLGDNRVRPFLIALLGDWESSPPAARALEALGWTPQSDRQWILYYAGRRARLELLAYWDKARQVLLQEIASNDRLRMDNAVRILITLGRDESGDDLITLLEEKGWQELAALYALSGHDGLSRAALAWAEKAEIELPGIDVRLPVRWGEL from the coding sequence ATGAATTCGCGGTCATTCGCTTATCCTTTTGTTTTGTGTGGGTTGCTATTGGTTGGCGGCTGTGAAGAGGATCCGGTTGGCGATCTGGTTGACGACTTGGAGGGGCGCTTTTCTGATACCCGTGAACGGGTTACAGCCGCCGCGCAGTTGGCCGATATCGCCGATCCACGCGCCGGTCAGGCCCTGCTCAGGGCCCTCAATCGACCGGAACCGATGGTGGTCCGGGCCGTGGTGGATGCCTTGGCCCGGCAACAAAGCGACTCTGCCGTCGACCCTTTGATGCAGAAACTCAAAAACAGCAACGATCCGGAAACCGAAGTGGCTCTGGTCGCCGCGCTGGGGAACTTGGGTGATGCCCGCGCGATTCCCTTGGTGGCGACTCGGCTGGGCGAGACTTTTCCCTTCGATGTGGCGCTCCAGGCGTTGGCTCGGCTGGGCGCGCCCGCGGTGCCATTGATGCTCGACGAAGCAAAAGCGGCGGGAGTAACCAGTGACCGGGGTCGAAAAGTTCTTGAAGCCATTACCACGGTCAGCGATCCAAAAGCGGTGGACCTGCTGATCAATCGGTTGACCGATTTGGATGACCACGTGCGGGTGGCGGTGACCACCGCCTTGGGCAATATCAGAGATCGCCGCGCGGTGCTGCCCTTGATCGACATCATCAAACGCTGCGAATCCGGCGGGCAGCCTGCCAAGGGAGAAACCTGGATCACGGCGCCCAAGATCCGGTCGCGGGCGGCGGCGGCGCTGGCCCTGGGACGGTTAGGCGACCGGCGGGCGGTGGAGTCGTTGCGGGATGTGGCGAAACGCTGTCATGCGGATCTCCAGGGTGCGGCCCTGACCGCCCTGGCCGATCTGCAAGACACGGAAACCGCCACGATTGATCTGGCCCATGATGCCCTGATGTCGGCTCCCAGTCCTGAGATCAACCGGGTCATTGCCTTGGCCATGGCGCGCCTGGGACGTCAGGGCCCAAGCCTGCTCATTGACCATATCACCGGGGTGTCCAGCTATACCTTTACCGGGCCGCGAGCCGCGTTGCTGGCTCATGCGGGCACGGATCAAGTGCGGCTGGCACTGTTTGATGCCCTGGACAAGGACGATCCCGAGATCCGGGCCGCGGCGGCGGATCTGATCCGCGAGGCCGAGATCCCGGTCCCCGACGATCACCTGGCCCAATTCCATTTCGCCAGTGAGGACTGGGAGGGTTTGGTCGCCTTGGGGGGGGCGGCGGCGACGGTGTTGGTCCGCCACATCCAATGGCGCCCGGAGGTGTCGCGTACCCTGGAGCGCATCGGCGCTCCGGCGGCGGAGCCGCTGGCCAAGCGCCTGCGCGGCATGTCCGCCTCGGGCCGGTTGTTGGCTACCCGGATTCTGGGTCGCCTTGGCGATCCGGCGGCTCTGTCAGTGCTCGAACAGTCACTGCACCATGAAAAGGACGAAGGGGTCTTTCTGGCCGCCGCCACCGCCATGGGGCAGTTGGGACCCTCCGGCGTGTCGCGTCTGGGGCGGGGGCTGGGCGTGATGGAAGATGCCAATCGTCGCCGCGCGCTCATTGCCGTGCTGCGCGCCGCCCGGCTGCCGGATGCGGTGCCGTTTCTGATTGCCGAGTTCGAACGCCATGGGGCCGGGGATGGCGAGGTTATCGGTGCCATCGCCTCTTATGGTCCGGCGGCCCGGGCCGCGGTCCCATTGTTGATGGCCCATGTGGGCGAAGGTGGCAGCCATTGGCCGCAAGCCGTGGAGGCCCTTGGTCAGCTGGGAGACAACCGGGTCCGTCCGTTTCTTATCGCCCTGTTGGGGGACTGGGAGAGCAGTCCTCCGGCGGCCCGGGCGTTGGAGGCCCTGGGCTGGACCCCGCAATCCGATCGGCAATGGATTCTCTATTACGCCGGGCGCCGGGCGCGGCTGGAGCTTCTGGCCTATTGGGACAAGGCGCGCCAGGTGTTGCTGCAAGAGATTGCCTCCAATGACCGGCTGCGCATGGACAATGCCGTGCGGATCCTGATCACCTTGGGCCGCGACGAAAGCGGTGACGACCTGATCACGCTTTTGGAGGAAAAAGGCTGGCAGGAACTGGCGGCGCTCTATGCCCTGTCCGGTCATGATGGCCTAAGCCGGGCCGCATTGGCCTGGGCCGAAAAGGCGGAAATCGAACTACCCGGCATCGATGTGCGGCTGCCGGTGCGCTGGGGAGAGCTTTAA
- a CDS encoding MATE family efflux transporter, with product MSTLPRILRHLAELSRLAWPVIISRSGIMVMALVDTVMVGRYSTTELAYQGLGWAPATTLTLIGIGLLLGTLVLAAEATGGGRDAESGAAWRHGMTLSLVVGVPCAVLSLFGEEFFLLTGQTPGLAEGSGRVMAVFGLGIPLTFTFFATTFFLEGIGRPLPGMIAMAIANVGNMGLNWLLIGGEMGFPALGAEGAAWGTTIARGVVAVGLVIYLWFMADHARFAVRQRAKGGWAGWKLQRQLGYAAGIAIGAESLAFGLVNVFAGWLGEEALAAFSIAFNMMSVVFTAALGIGAAAAVRVGTAWGRKDPADMALAGWVGISANTAVMILCGGSYILFAEALVGIYSTDPAIIALAIPLVYVAALALIPDGGQVVMANALRGRGETWATTAIQSFVYLGLMIPGTWALAIPLGRGPVGLFEGILLASLVSIGLLAWRFQVLARRDRNRA from the coding sequence ATGTCAACGCTCCCGCGTATTCTTCGGCATTTGGCCGAACTGTCCCGTCTGGCCTGGCCCGTGATCATTTCCCGCTCCGGAATCATGGTCATGGCCCTGGTGGATACGGTCATGGTCGGCCGCTATTCGACCACCGAACTGGCCTATCAGGGGCTGGGCTGGGCGCCGGCGACGACTCTGACCCTGATCGGAATTGGATTGCTGTTGGGCACCCTTGTTTTGGCGGCGGAGGCCACGGGCGGCGGTCGCGACGCCGAAAGCGGCGCGGCCTGGCGTCATGGCATGACCTTGTCGTTGGTCGTCGGCGTGCCTTGCGCGGTGTTGTCCCTGTTCGGCGAGGAATTCTTCCTGCTCACCGGCCAGACCCCGGGATTGGCCGAAGGGTCCGGGCGGGTGATGGCGGTCTTCGGACTGGGTATCCCCCTGACGTTCACCTTTTTTGCCACCACCTTTTTCCTCGAAGGCATCGGGCGGCCCCTGCCGGGCATGATCGCCATGGCCATCGCCAATGTGGGCAATATGGGGCTCAATTGGCTGCTGATCGGTGGCGAGATGGGTTTCCCCGCCTTGGGGGCCGAAGGCGCCGCCTGGGGCACCACCATTGCCCGGGGCGTGGTGGCCGTGGGGTTGGTGATCTATCTGTGGTTCATGGCGGATCATGCGCGCTTTGCGGTTCGACAAAGGGCGAAAGGAGGCTGGGCAGGCTGGAAGCTACAGCGACAGCTGGGCTATGCGGCGGGGATCGCCATCGGCGCCGAGTCCCTGGCCTTCGGGCTGGTCAACGTGTTTGCCGGATGGCTGGGCGAGGAAGCCCTGGCGGCATTTTCCATTGCCTTCAATATGATGTCGGTGGTCTTTACCGCCGCCCTGGGCATCGGCGCGGCGGCGGCGGTACGCGTGGGCACGGCCTGGGGCCGCAAGGACCCGGCGGACATGGCCCTGGCCGGATGGGTCGGGATCAGTGCCAATACGGCGGTCATGATTCTATGCGGCGGGTCCTACATCCTTTTTGCCGAAGCCTTGGTCGGCATCTATTCCACCGATCCCGCCATTATTGCCCTGGCCATTCCCTTGGTCTATGTGGCGGCCCTGGCGCTGATCCCCGACGGCGGCCAGGTGGTGATGGCCAATGCCCTGCGCGGGCGCGGCGAGACCTGGGCGACCACCGCGATCCAGAGCTTTGTCTACTTGGGGCTGATGATCCCCGGCACCTGGGCGCTGGCCATTCCGCTGGGGCGCGGCCCGGTCGGGCTGTTCGAAGGTATTCTGCTGGCCAGTCTGGTCTCCATCGGCCTACTGGCCTGGCGGTTTCAGGTCCTGGCCCGGCGGGATCGAAACAGAGCCTAA